The Longimicrobium sp. DNA segment ATCTTCACCTTCGCGTCGTAGGTGGCCCCGAGCATCTGCACCAGCTCGCGGCTGTTGGGGTCCTTCGCCAGCGCCGCGCGCGACTCGGCGATCGCCTGGTCGATGATGCGAAGGTTGGTCTCCAGCGTCCGCACCGTCTCGGGCGCCATCTGCGCGCGCCGCGCCTCCAGCACGCCAGCCAGGTCGCCGATCGCCTTCTCGTAGTCCTGCTCGGCGGGGTGGAAGGCCGCGAACGCCGTCCCCTGCCCCGCCGCCGCCGGCCTCCCGCCGCCGTTCACCGCCGGCGTCGCGGGATCCGGCGCGACCGTCTCCTGCGTCCCCGCCGTCTGCGTCCCCGCAGCCGGGCCGGTGACGTGCACCGGCGTTCCGATCGCCACCGGGCCCGCCGGCCCCTGCCGCCGCATCAGCACCGCCGTGACGGCGGACGACGAGGCGACCAGGACCAGCGCCGCGGCCGCCTGCAGCGCCCAGCGCGGAGGCTGCCAGGGGCGGCGCCGGGGAACGAGGGGGATGACCTTCGTCTCCTCCACCACCGCGAGCTCCGCCATGGCCGCGCGGGGTTCCAGCCGCTCCGCGATCCCCGCCCACAGGTCGCGCCGCGGGGCGATGCCGGCGGGAAGCGCCTGTGCCATGGCCAGGAGCGAGCGGATGGCCTCCACCTCGGCGCGGCACTCGTCGCACGCCTCCACGTGGCGCTGCACCCGCACCCGCTCGATGTCCGGCAGCTCGCCCGAGGCGAAGTCGTCGAGCCGTTCCGTTGCCTGTTCGTGCGTCATCGGTCCAGTGCCTCCCTGAGGAGCCGGCGCGCCCGGTGGAGCTGCGCCTTGCAGGTGCCCACGGCCAGGCCGTGCATCTCCGCGATCTCCTCGTGCTTGTAGCCTTCCACGTCGTGCAGCACGAACACCGTGCGCGCCCCCGGCGGGAGCGTGGCGATGGCGCGCTCCAGGTCCATCGCCTGCCCCGGGTCCGGCGGGCGGCCGGGAGATTCGTACGCCTCCAGGTCGTCGGTGCCGAACACCCTGCCGATGCGGATCCCCTCGGCGCGCCGGTCGCCCAGGCACACGTTCACCGCCAGCCGGTGCAGCCAGGTGGAGAAGGCGCTCTTCCCCTCGAAGCTGGCCAGCTTCTGCCAGGCGCGGACGAACACGTCCTGCGCGAGCTCCTCGGCCTTGGTCCCGTCGCCGCAGATGCGCAGGCAGAGCGCGTACACGCGGTCCAGGTGCTGGCGGTAGAGCTGCTCGAAGGCGGCGACGTCGCCCTGCTGGGCGCGGCGGACAATGGCGTCCGTCGCCGCGGGGGCCGCGTCTTCAACCAGCATGGTCGCCATCGAGTCCGGCCGTCGGAGGGTTCGCCGTTTTCCCGCTGCCAATCTGATGCACGGCGCACCCGGTTGGTTTAAACGGAGATCCGGCGGGCGATCCAGCCCCGGCGCGGCGGCGTGCCCCGGCCGTGGACGACCCGCGCTGCGGGAAGGGGGATGAAGAGTACCGCATGGGGGATTCGGAGGAACGTGAGCGGGAGGTCCCGCGGGAAGGTGATGCGGAGGAAGGAGATAAGATAATACGTCGCACGCGGTTCGTCAGTCGCGGGGAGACGAATTGATCGGATCGGGGGAGAGAACCAAGCGTCGGGAGGAGACTCAGCGCGAGGAGAAGCTTCGTCGTAAAGCGGAGATATCCTGCCCGCCTTGCTGGCCCCCTCCCCCGGCTCCTCCGCCCGCTCCGCGGGGGAGGGGAGAACTCATCGCGGGATGGATGGTGGAGCGATCCCGCCGCGCCGCGCCCTCTCCGGCCGGCTCAGGCCGTCCACCTCTCCCGTACCGGGAGAGGTAGCTGGACGGCATCGCTGCTCCATCGCCACCCTCCCGCCCGCCTGGCTGGACCACGCTGCGCGACCAGACCTCCGAGCGCGCCGCGATGCTGGGCTGGGCCTCGCGACCCACCGCAGCCGATGAGTGCACAAGTGCTTGCGCGCCGCCATCGAAGTTACCCCCTCCCGTTATCGGGCCCCGTTATCGGGAGGGGGTACGCGGCCCCAGCCGCGGGGGGAGGGCCCCGGGGGCGCCGCGGAGACGCACCCGAAGCCCTCCCCTCGCCGAGTTCTGTGAAGCCAACCGTGTTCGGGGCCCCCGCCGGGCCGGCTAATCCCCCGCGACCGGTGCCCCCGCGTCGGCCGTCATCTCCGCGCGGGCGATCTCCACCGCCTGCTGGCGCGGCGCGGGGACGACCGCCGCGAGCGCGGGCGACCAGAGCACGCGCCGCACCCGCCAGAGCAGCGCCACCGCCACCACGGCAAGCGACAGCACCAGCCCGCTCCAGATCCCCACGTGCCGCATCCCGGTGTGGAAGCCCAGCACGTACGCCACCGGGATTCCGATCCCCCAGTAGCCGATCAGGGTGATCCACATCGGCACGCGCGTGTCGGCCGCGCCGCGGAGCAGCGAGAGCCCCGTCACCTGCGCGCCGTCGAACACCTGGAAGAGCGCGGCGGTGAAGAGCAGCGCCGTGCCGTACGCCATGATCTCGCGGTCGCTGGTGTACAGCCCGATCAGCTGCCGCGGGAAGAGCAGGAACGCCAGCGCGCACAGCGACATGAAGCCGATGGCCACCACGTAGGTGGCCAGCCCCGCGCGGTGCACGCCGCGCCGGCTTCCCGCGCCCAGGTGGTGTCCCACGCGGATGCCGCCGGCGGCGCTGGCACCCACCGCCACCATGAAGGTGACCGAGGCGATGTTGATGGTCACCTGGTGCGCGGCCAGCTGCACCGGGCCCAGCCACCCCATCATCACCGCGGCGAACGAGAAGGTGCCCACCTCGGCGCCCACCTGCGCCCCGATCGGCGCACCGATGGCCGCGATGCGCCGCATCCGCGCCGGCACCGGCCGCAGCCGCACGCCGCGGAACGGCGACAGCTCGGGGTGCCGCGCCACGTACACGCCCATCACCGCCAGCACGGCCCAGCGCACGATGCTGGTCGACAGCCCCGACCCCACCACGCCCATCGGCCGCACCACGCCGGGCACGCCGTAGATCAGCAGGCGGTTGCCGAGCACGTTCACCGCCACGCCCACGAACATCATGGTCATGGCCACGCGCGTGCGGCCCATGGCGTCCAGGTACACGCGCAGCGCCATGAACAGCATCAGCGGGAGCACGCCGGGGGCCAGCGCCATCATGAACCTGCCCGCCAGCGCGGCCACCTCGGGGTCCTGCCCCAGCGACAGGGCAATCGGCCGGCCGAGGATCGACGCCACGGTGATGGGGATCGATACCAGCACGGCCAGCCAGATCCCCTGCACCGCCACGCGCCGGCACTCGGCGCGGTCGCCCGCGCCGAAGCTCTGGCTGACCAGAGGCGTCATCCCCATCAGCATCCCGCTCATCGTCACCAGCAGG contains these protein-coding regions:
- a CDS encoding anti-sigma factor family protein, whose protein sequence is MTHEQATERLDDFASGELPDIERVRVQRHVEACDECRAEVEAIRSLLAMAQALPAGIAPRRDLWAGIAERLEPRAAMAELAVVEETKVIPLVPRRRPWQPPRWALQAAAALVLVASSSAVTAVLMRRQGPAGPVAIGTPVHVTGPAAGTQTAGTQETVAPDPATPAVNGGGRPAAAGQGTAFAAFHPAEQDYEKAIGDLAGVLEARRAQMAPETVRTLETNLRIIDQAIAESRAALAKDPNSRELVQMLGATYDAKVKMLRQAVEL
- a CDS encoding RNA polymerase sigma factor: MLVEDAAPAATDAIVRRAQQGDVAAFEQLYRQHLDRVYALCLRICGDGTKAEELAQDVFVRAWQKLASFEGKSAFSTWLHRLAVNVCLGDRRAEGIRIGRVFGTDDLEAYESPGRPPDPGQAMDLERAIATLPPGARTVFVLHDVEGYKHEEIAEMHGLAVGTCKAQLHRARRLLREALDR
- a CDS encoding MATE family efflux transporter yields the protein MGTATLERGRPRGGLSPGGRRRRGRLFAHEVRQLLRLAGPIIVGQLGGVAMTTTDTIMVGPLGAASLAAAGLGSGIHFSLLVTMSGMLMGMTPLVSQSFGAGDRAECRRVAVQGIWLAVLVSIPITVASILGRPIALSLGQDPEVAALAGRFMMALAPGVLPLMLFMALRVYLDAMGRTRVAMTMMFVGVAVNVLGNRLLIYGVPGVVRPMGVVGSGLSTSIVRWAVLAVMGVYVARHPELSPFRGVRLRPVPARMRRIAAIGAPIGAQVGAEVGTFSFAAVMMGWLGPVQLAAHQVTINIASVTFMVAVGASAAGGIRVGHHLGAGSRRGVHRAGLATYVVAIGFMSLCALAFLLFPRQLIGLYTSDREIMAYGTALLFTAALFQVFDGAQVTGLSLLRGAADTRVPMWITLIGYWGIGIPVAYVLGFHTGMRHVGIWSGLVLSLAVVAVALLWRVRRVLWSPALAAVVPAPRQQAVEIARAEMTADAGAPVAGD